The following are from one region of the Nicotiana tabacum cultivar K326 chromosome 3, ASM71507v2, whole genome shotgun sequence genome:
- the LOC107761226 gene encoding uncharacterized protein LOC107761226, translating into MAKRELSSTLRNLKFMQRAALRDEKPKKEEEEEVVIPDETFPSSAPKRCVVIMEGDPHPGTTRGRMSFQCFNPSIDKLREEASKPHSEGSAACSSETSEINSKRENGTSQCGLENSHVDDSRHSPNEDLKRKQDDTSSEAQYPNKSHKRVLGNPESSPSSSRSSQKPHRLDWSVLKPPKSQKKRR; encoded by the exons ATGGCAAAGCGTGAATTATCCAGTACCTTGAGGAATTTGAAG TTTATGCAAAGGGCAGCTCTGAGAGATGAAAAGcctaagaaagaagaagaagaagaagtagtgATACCTGATGAAACCTTTCCCTCTAGTGCTCCCAAAAGATG TGTTGTCATTATGGAAGGGGATCCCCACCCTGGGACTACAAGGGGTCGGATGTCTTTTCAGTGTTTTAATCCTTCTATTGAT AAATTAAGAGAAGAAGCGTCAAAACCACATTCTGAAGGTTCTGCTGCTTGTTCTTCAGAGACGAGTGAAATAAATTCGAAAAG AGAAAATGGAACATCACAATGTGGGCTGGAGAACTCTCATGTGGATGACTCGCGTCATTCTCCTAACGAAGATCTTAAAAGGAAGCAAGATGATACATCCTCTGAGGCGCAGtatccaaacaaatcacataagaGAGTTCTTGGCAATCCAGAGTCGTCACCTAGTAGTAGTCGAAGTTCCCAGAAGCCACATAGACTGGACTGGAGTGTTCTTAAGCCTCCAAAGTCTCAAAAGAAAAGGCGGTAA